A single region of the Mesotoga sp. BH458_6_3_2_1 genome encodes:
- a CDS encoding HD-GYP domain-containing protein translates to MRDEPVLSLDESTDFNLDLIDEAVMMVDPTGRISFQNLSSKKCFGDVVGKEYHILFGSSDLFIDHAGSVWSVSSYFDKSKFCDVKILKKANRINMESLVEKEKPGSANDNFEEDLKNPASYSITSTAIPHFETNSGFSSLFRKVFEELFVGAAIFSVDRTCEKITPLAKNLAFELNRLARLPIIEGIALARPMSKADHLYLQALRRVAKTGRQERIVLSEQAYHEEVWIKPISNRELVSIHREITAEINDLTELANTRSIIDTVDQALISTDERGVVILTNRAAEKLFGRKRDQIIGRDVFNFVEVRGNRNENRLINNGRRGDKRFLIVTRGDGSRVEVEALVTEIDASQSEGSGGRIVYSFAHSSSDHVIPESTEKTIKSLIETLSTVVEVRDPYTAGHQRRVSKLATAIATEMGLNSDQIDTVREGALLHDIGKISVPTEILSKPGRLTENEWFLIQSHSEAGFRMLERIELPWPVSSIVRQHHERLDGSGYPQGLRGKEIPFETRVVTVADVFEAIVSHRPYRPAHETSAAISELTEGAGKLYDPDVVDCCLSLVGSGFSLD, encoded by the coding sequence ATGAGAGATGAGCCAGTTTTGTCATTAGATGAATCAACAGACTTTAATCTCGACCTTATTGATGAAGCGGTCATGATGGTTGATCCCACTGGAAGAATTTCCTTCCAAAATCTTTCTTCGAAAAAGTGCTTCGGTGATGTTGTTGGCAAAGAGTACCATATTCTCTTCGGTTCTAGCGATTTGTTTATAGACCATGCCGGTTCTGTGTGGAGCGTCTCCTCATATTTCGACAAAAGCAAATTCTGTGATGTCAAGATTTTGAAGAAGGCAAATAGGATTAACATGGAGTCTTTAGTTGAAAAGGAGAAGCCAGGAAGTGCGAACGACAACTTTGAAGAAGATCTCAAGAATCCGGCTTCCTATTCAATAACTTCAACCGCTATTCCCCATTTTGAAACTAACAGTGGATTCAGCAGTCTATTCAGAAAAGTCTTTGAAGAACTGTTCGTAGGAGCTGCGATCTTTTCCGTCGACAGGACTTGCGAAAAGATTACTCCTTTAGCGAAGAACCTCGCTTTTGAACTTAACCGACTGGCACGGCTCCCCATTATAGAGGGTATAGCTCTAGCGAGACCAATGAGCAAGGCCGATCATCTGTATTTGCAGGCGCTGAGAAGAGTTGCGAAGACGGGAAGGCAGGAGAGAATTGTGCTTTCTGAGCAAGCCTATCACGAGGAGGTCTGGATAAAACCGATTTCCAACAGAGAGTTAGTGAGCATACACAGAGAGATCACTGCCGAAATTAATGACCTTACTGAGTTAGCTAATACAAGAAGCATAATCGATACAGTTGATCAGGCACTGATTTCTACAGATGAAAGAGGAGTGGTTATCCTTACCAACAGAGCCGCCGAGAAGCTTTTCGGAAGAAAGAGAGATCAGATTATCGGGAGAGACGTGTTCAACTTCGTAGAAGTGAGAGGTAATCGAAATGAGAATAGACTGATTAATAATGGTAGGAGAGGTGATAAACGTTTTTTGATAGTCACTCGGGGTGATGGATCGCGAGTAGAAGTCGAAGCTTTGGTGACGGAGATTGATGCCTCCCAATCTGAAGGATCTGGAGGAAGAATTGTTTATTCCTTTGCTCACTCCAGTTCTGATCATGTCATTCCCGAATCGACTGAGAAAACTATTAAGAGCCTTATTGAGACTCTCTCAACAGTGGTTGAGGTTAGAGATCCATATACTGCCGGTCACCAACGAAGGGTCAGCAAACTTGCTACGGCAATAGCAACCGAGATGGGACTCAACTCGGATCAAATAGATACTGTACGTGAGGGCGCACTTCTCCATGATATTGGTAAGATTTCTGTGCCAACTGAGATACTTAGCAAACCGGGGCGTCTCACGGAAAATGAATGGTTCCTAATTCAAAGTCATAGTGAAGCAGGTTTTAGGATGCTGGAAAGAATCGAATTACCGTGGCCAGTATCAAGCATCGTACGTCAGCACCATGAACGGCTTGACGGTTCCGGATATCCCCAGGGGTTGAGGGGTAAGGAAATTCCTTTTGAAACGAGAGTCGTAACGGTTGCAGATGTGTTTGAAGCAATTGTATCTCACAGGCCATACAGGCCTGCACATGAAACTTCAGCGGCGATTTCTGAACTTACTGAAGGGGCGGGCAAACTCTACGACCCTGACGTTGTTGATTGCTGTCTATCGCTAGTAGGGAGTGGATTCTCCCTAGATTAG
- a CDS encoding YeeE/YedE family protein, whose product MAWTGLLVGLVFGIILQRGRVCFNSAFRDVLLFKDNYLWKLGFLAVGLQMITVLFVAQMGWIKIAPPTLNLFGNIVGAYVFGLGMVLAGGCASGVTYRSGEGMTTAMIAAVFYGIGAMAMRGGVFSPIRTWASQFNVSVDANSSVYLDKVGPTLATVLNINPWIPAVILAAVLLWYTLGTKTTERKTKFNWKVAAVSLAILSPIAWITSEAAGRNYGFGITGGWVSIFDSYISNQPLRWDGFEIIGIILGALIASLLAKEFKLRMPKNPKTYLVVMIGGTMMGAGASLAGGCNIGHFLAGLPTLAISSIIASVFLILGNWTMAYILYRK is encoded by the coding sequence ATGGCCTGGACGGGTCTCTTAGTTGGTCTCGTTTTTGGAATAATTCTTCAGAGAGGAAGAGTGTGTTTTAACTCAGCGTTTAGAGATGTTTTGCTCTTCAAGGATAACTACCTTTGGAAATTAGGTTTTCTTGCTGTCGGTCTGCAAATGATCACAGTTCTCTTTGTTGCCCAAATGGGTTGGATAAAGATTGCACCACCAACACTGAATCTTTTCGGCAATATTGTTGGGGCTTACGTATTTGGCCTGGGTATGGTGCTAGCCGGTGGTTGTGCGTCTGGTGTAACGTACAGATCGGGAGAAGGAATGACAACTGCAATGATCGCTGCAGTATTCTACGGAATTGGTGCAATGGCAATGCGCGGCGGAGTGTTTTCACCTATAAGAACATGGGCTTCTCAATTTAATGTTTCCGTCGATGCCAATTCCTCTGTCTACCTTGACAAGGTTGGTCCGACTCTTGCAACGGTCCTCAATATCAATCCCTGGATCCCTGCAGTGATACTAGCTGCGGTTCTTCTGTGGTATACATTGGGGACAAAGACAACAGAGAGAAAGACTAAGTTCAACTGGAAGGTTGCTGCGGTTTCTCTTGCTATTCTCTCTCCCATTGCATGGATAACAAGTGAGGCTGCAGGGAGAAACTACGGATTCGGTATCACCGGTGGCTGGGTCTCAATATTTGATTCTTACATCAGCAATCAGCCTCTTAGATGGGACGGATTCGAAATAATCGGTATCATTCTTGGCGCTCTCATCGCTTCACTTCTTGCCAAAGAGTTCAAACTGAGAATGCCCAAGAATCCCAAGACTTATCTTGTTGTGATGATCGGCGGCACGATGATGGGAGCTGGAGCCAGTCTGGCAGGCGGTTGTAATATAGGTCATTTTCTTGCCGGTCTTCCAACTCTCGCAATCTCTTCTATAATCGCTAGTGTGTTCTTGATACTTGGCAACTGGACAATGGCCTATATACTATACAGAAAGTGA
- a CDS encoding dipeptidase gives MKASKVCLLFIFIMVVGVSFACTTLIVTKGASADGSMIVAHSDDNDLADQRIVYVPAQDHEPGSFRPVYCTAVAIGEFSQYNSFIYPRIVSDRAPGYDTSSYPASIPIGMIPQVAHTYAYFDGSYGIMNEHQLMFGECTNGAKVQIGPEPGRRIFYSSELSRVALERCKTAREAVEMIGFLIEEYGYYGTGETLPVADPNEAWIIEMAPSPEGTGGLWVAKKVPDGEVFVAANQFRIREIDPEDSNILFGKTLHEVAEKFGWWNPEEGLLDWLKTVSLGEYNHPYYSLRRVWRLFSLISPSLNLSPWVEDGFTREYPFSIKPDRRLSAHDVMNLYRDHYEGTEFDLTKGIAAGPFGYPDRFYGRYDGQGDVGDPSRQLEGAWERPVSVTYCGYTFVCQGREWLPDPIGGIMWLGLDKPADTCFTPFYAGVSNLPDSIQVCDTSQFSRDSAWWAFNFVSNWAALKYSYMHEEIKLMQQKYETLSLSRLPEIEASVATMLPTKPREAADYLSRFCSRNSQEIVQAWWEFSEYLIVKYNDGFISEKGNMAQPTGYSEAWLEETDWSEGPTSYEKK, from the coding sequence ATGAAAGCTTCAAAGGTATGTTTGCTCTTTATCTTTATAATGGTTGTTGGTGTTTCTTTTGCATGTACGACACTTATTGTAACTAAGGGTGCGAGTGCTGATGGATCAATGATTGTTGCTCATTCAGACGACAACGACCTGGCCGATCAGAGAATAGTCTATGTACCTGCCCAGGATCATGAACCCGGGTCATTTAGACCGGTTTACTGCACGGCAGTCGCGATAGGAGAATTTTCTCAGTATAACAGCTTCATTTATCCAAGGATTGTATCGGACAGAGCTCCTGGTTATGATACATCTAGCTATCCAGCTTCAATTCCAATTGGAATGATCCCCCAAGTAGCACACACATATGCCTATTTCGATGGCTCATACGGCATAATGAACGAACATCAACTGATGTTTGGGGAATGCACTAACGGAGCAAAGGTTCAGATCGGTCCCGAACCTGGCAGAAGAATTTTCTACTCCTCGGAGCTTTCTCGAGTAGCTCTGGAACGGTGCAAGACTGCTCGAGAAGCAGTTGAAATGATTGGTTTCTTGATTGAAGAATATGGGTACTACGGTACAGGTGAAACACTGCCTGTTGCAGATCCAAACGAAGCATGGATCATTGAAATGGCTCCTTCTCCTGAAGGTACGGGAGGGCTTTGGGTTGCAAAGAAGGTCCCCGACGGAGAAGTCTTCGTGGCTGCAAACCAATTCCGAATAAGGGAAATTGATCCCGAAGACTCGAATATCCTTTTCGGAAAGACTCTTCACGAAGTTGCAGAGAAATTCGGATGGTGGAATCCCGAAGAAGGCCTTCTTGACTGGCTGAAAACTGTGAGTCTTGGAGAGTACAATCACCCATACTACTCGTTGAGGAGAGTATGGCGTCTCTTCTCCTTAATCTCTCCCAGCCTAAACCTTTCTCCCTGGGTAGAAGATGGTTTCACAAGAGAATACCCATTCTCGATAAAACCGGACAGGAGACTATCAGCGCATGACGTAATGAACTTATATCGGGACCACTATGAAGGAACGGAGTTCGACTTGACAAAAGGGATTGCCGCCGGTCCATTTGGTTATCCAGACAGATTCTACGGTCGCTACGACGGGCAAGGTGATGTTGGTGATCCTTCTCGCCAACTTGAAGGTGCTTGGGAAAGGCCTGTATCAGTGACGTATTGTGGATACACTTTCGTGTGTCAGGGAAGGGAATGGCTTCCAGATCCCATTGGAGGAATAATGTGGTTAGGTTTAGATAAACCTGCCGATACTTGTTTCACTCCCTTCTACGCAGGAGTAAGCAATCTTCCTGATTCTATTCAAGTCTGCGATACTTCACAGTTCAGCAGGGACAGTGCCTGGTGGGCGTTCAACTTCGTGTCCAATTGGGCCGCTCTGAAGTATAGTTACATGCATGAAGAAATCAAACTAATGCAACAGAAATATGAAACGCTTTCTCTAAGTCGCCTTCCGGAAATCGAAGCAAGTGTTGCCACGATGCTTCCGACAAAACCAAGGGAGGCTGCTGACTACCTCTCGAGATTCTGTTCAAGAAACTCTCAGGAAATTGTCCAGGCCTGGTGGGAATTCTCTGAGTATTTGATAGTGAAGTATAACGATGGTTTCATTAGTGAGAAAGGCAACATGGCTCAGCCAACAGGTTATTCAGAAGCATGGCTAGAAGAAACGGATTGGTCTGAAGGACCGACCTCTTACGAGAAGAAATGA
- a CDS encoding sulfurtransferase TusA family protein, with amino-acid sequence MKLPDLFRTFSNQTRIEIVTMLMDNFLTASEIASLLQIDLSTVYRHLQQMKKLGILTSTHLHGVERFDFSSPHIFRMLDEAISFITEAKGFNAIACSEGICSYYLGGELDIIEPDQLLDMRGESCPIPDIQARKTLENMNPEEVLLVIVDYPLSGERIPVSIQKEGHEIIKKIADKYGDIKIYIRRRENA; translated from the coding sequence ATGAAGCTTCCGGATTTGTTTCGGACTTTCTCAAATCAGACAAGAATTGAAATAGTTACGATGCTGATGGATAACTTTCTAACTGCTTCAGAAATTGCGTCGCTACTTCAAATTGATTTGTCAACTGTATACAGACATCTACAGCAAATGAAGAAGCTTGGTATACTGACTTCAACTCATTTGCATGGTGTTGAGAGATTCGACTTCAGTTCTCCTCACATTTTCAGAATGCTGGACGAGGCGATTTCTTTCATAACGGAAGCAAAGGGTTTCAACGCGATTGCCTGCTCGGAGGGAATATGCAGTTATTACCTGGGAGGAGAGCTTGACATCATCGAGCCTGACCAGCTTCTTGATATGAGAGGTGAATCTTGCCCGATTCCGGATATTCAAGCAAGAAAGACTCTGGAAAACATGAACCCCGAAGAAGTATTGCTTGTTATTGTAGATTACCCACTTTCGGGGGAGAGAATTCCTGTGTCTATTCAGAAAGAAGGCCATGAGATAATCAAAAAGATAGCTGATAAATACGGTGATATAAAGATCTACATAAGGAGGAGAGAAAATGCTTGA
- a CDS encoding HAD hydrolase family protein → MKKLRDRQINFQDLRALILDLDGTLLDDTKEISDFSLEAIEKLKKNEIKIAVFTGRDYLMAREYLNVLDLEGPHALQNGAFLIKGKGEIIAKRLVDGNISSFLLELAPTLGCDILARTDSQDVPDWFHEGDFVINPYLPFLQSNEHRITMVDDLSEAIAKRRLLQLDITGDFEVLTRVLAEIKANFEGHFSYSLIRTSDDTGFLDVYWSRVESGGIRKEITSMVSNWGLLSIYDGSVSKGIAFNAFLDYHGLSSEEVAFIGDHYADIPLLQRVGLAVAVENAFPEVKAVCDYVTHSNTNDGVAYAINEVFFRKENEPRKL, encoded by the coding sequence TTGAAAAAGTTGAGAGACCGTCAGATAAACTTCCAGGACCTCAGGGCCCTGATTCTTGACTTGGATGGAACTTTGCTGGATGACACCAAAGAGATCTCTGATTTCTCCCTTGAGGCAATTGAGAAACTCAAGAAAAATGAGATAAAGATTGCAGTTTTCACTGGTCGAGACTACTTAATGGCACGTGAATATCTCAACGTTCTGGATCTTGAAGGACCCCATGCCCTTCAGAATGGAGCTTTTCTCATTAAAGGGAAAGGTGAGATAATTGCGAAACGTTTGGTTGATGGAAACATTTCATCTTTCTTGCTTGAACTCGCACCCACTTTGGGGTGTGATATTCTTGCGAGAACAGATTCTCAAGATGTTCCTGATTGGTTTCATGAGGGCGATTTTGTGATCAACCCATATCTCCCTTTCCTTCAGAGTAACGAACACAGAATTACAATGGTTGACGATCTTTCCGAAGCAATAGCCAAAAGGAGACTCCTACAGTTAGATATTACGGGAGATTTCGAGGTTCTGACTCGCGTTTTGGCCGAGATCAAAGCAAATTTTGAAGGTCATTTCAGCTACTCGTTAATAAGAACCTCTGATGATACAGGGTTCTTAGATGTATATTGGTCTCGGGTTGAGAGCGGTGGAATCCGCAAAGAAATCACATCAATGGTTTCGAACTGGGGACTGCTTTCTATATACGATGGATCAGTCTCCAAAGGTATTGCGTTCAATGCCTTTCTAGACTATCATGGACTGTCCAGTGAGGAAGTAGCGTTCATTGGAGATCACTATGCGGATATCCCCCTTCTACAGAGAGTTGGGCTTGCCGTGGCAGTAGAGAACGCATTTCCAGAAGTGAAAGCCGTATGTGATTACGTAACTCACTCAAACACCAATGATGGCGTCGCTTATGCAATCAATGAAGTCTTTTTTCGAAAGGAAAATGAACCTCGAAAATTGTGA
- a CDS encoding cob(I)yrinic acid a,c-diamide adenosyltransferase: protein MERGYVQIYTGDGKGKTTAAVGLSVRAALAGEKVFIGQFIKGMKYSELSLPNYIDRIVIEQFGRRCFIKNNPESQDLEAARNGLARARAREIIIGREFGVVVLDEIFIAHYYRLISTEDIRRLISSKPEETELVLTGRKAPSEILDEADLVTEMKEIKHYYSAGVQAREGIEY, encoded by the coding sequence GTGGAAAGAGGATACGTTCAGATCTATACGGGTGATGGCAAAGGCAAGACTACTGCAGCAGTCGGTCTGTCGGTAAGAGCGGCACTTGCGGGAGAGAAGGTATTCATTGGTCAGTTTATCAAGGGCATGAAGTACAGTGAACTCTCATTACCCAATTACATAGACAGAATTGTCATTGAGCAGTTCGGAAGGAGATGTTTCATAAAGAATAATCCTGAAAGCCAAGATCTCGAAGCGGCCCGAAATGGACTTGCAAGAGCAAGAGCAAGAGAGATTATTATTGGAAGAGAGTTTGGAGTTGTTGTACTGGACGAGATTTTCATCGCCCACTACTATAGACTGATTTCTACTGAAGACATCAGGAGATTGATTTCGTCAAAGCCTGAAGAGACAGAGCTTGTTTTAACTGGAAGGAAAGCACCTTCAGAAATTCTCGATGAGGCAGATCTCGTTACTGAAATGAAAGAGATCAAGCACTACTATTCAGCGGGAGTACAGGCGAGAGAGGGAATCGAGTATTGA
- the tusB gene encoding sulfurtransferase complex subunit TusB — protein sequence MYLIVVKNGPNNSADRIKINAAKEGDKVVLIQDGVFWALNELTTKAEVFALKDDVEARGYSASDVSVPLITYEGFIDIVEECEKSIG from the coding sequence ATGTATTTAATAGTTGTGAAAAATGGGCCCAATAATTCTGCCGATAGAATCAAGATCAACGCGGCGAAAGAAGGCGACAAGGTTGTCCTAATTCAGGACGGTGTTTTCTGGGCATTGAACGAATTGACCACAAAGGCGGAGGTCTTTGCTCTTAAGGACGATGTTGAAGCCAGAGGATACTCGGCTAGTGACGTCTCTGTACCTCTGATTACTTACGAAGGCTTTATTGACATAGTTGAGGAATGTGAAAAGTCAATAGGCTAG
- a CDS encoding transglutaminase-like domain-containing protein, which translates to MRKVFVLFNAAFFISTLFSSIDTVKIGEYPTSQKNIKESFNYSIYYEHHIGDCGIKSMFFAALFRSIGIPARTLGGFQIFSGQLGSQFPDVFSLPNYGWVPVDTSAGQIVNNAPNVADDERKALIAFFWELRTSKDDCPELDGLELEEGPFDIQCLGLAMQLPFIDCEIGNEDLFVSFAVLEGFSMNSTLIR; encoded by the coding sequence ATGAGAAAGGTCTTCGTGCTGTTCAACGCCGCTTTTTTTATTTCAACACTCTTTTCTTCAATCGATACTGTAAAAATCGGGGAGTATCCCACTTCTCAGAAAAACATCAAAGAAAGCTTCAACTATTCCATCTATTATGAGCATCACATAGGCGATTGCGGGATAAAGTCAATGTTCTTTGCAGCACTGTTTAGATCTATAGGTATCCCGGCAAGAACACTTGGTGGGTTTCAGATTTTCTCGGGTCAGCTGGGCTCACAATTCCCGGACGTATTCTCTCTGCCAAACTACGGTTGGGTACCCGTCGACACTTCGGCAGGACAGATCGTGAACAACGCTCCAAATGTTGCCGATGATGAGCGAAAAGCACTCATTGCCTTTTTTTGGGAATTAAGAACTTCTAAGGATGATTGTCCAGAATTAGATGGACTGGAACTGGAAGAAGGGCCTTTTGATATCCAATGCCTTGGTCTTGCCATGCAGTTGCCATTTATTGATTGTGAAATCGGGAATGAAGATCTTTTTGTTTCTTTTGCTGTCCTGGAAGGATTTTCAATGAATTCAACTCTGATTCGTTAG
- the lpdA gene encoding dihydrolipoyl dehydrogenase, giving the protein MLDAVVIGGGPGGYVCAIRIAQLGKKVALVEKEYLGGTCTNWGCIPTKAMLTSAHLYTEIVDKSKRLGIEITGLNYDLKKIMSHMNRTITMSRKGIEHLLKKNEVDFYNDTAVIKDPKHVLLEQNGEILDTNNIVIASGSEPSMFRPFSEVEGIWTSNDVFRMEEMPESLVIVGGGVIGVEFATFFSSLGVKTTIVELADHILPYEDSDIADDIRKSLTRKGVEIIEKTKVTEVEREECSFILNAEGEQELSLQAEKVLVAVGRRPSITEDVRKLGLEIERGIVTNSRMQTNVQGVYAIGDIRAGIMLAHVASYEGIVAAHNIVGEVMEMDYSAVPSIIFSSPEVGSTGIREDDVEDMERVSIAKFPLSANGRARTVLENTGFVKVIADKESGKVLGMSIVSPSATELIMEGVIAVKNGLTIEELENSIHPHPTLSETVLGALEGVNGMSIHI; this is encoded by the coding sequence ATGCTTGATGCGGTTGTAATTGGCGGTGGACCTGGCGGCTATGTATGTGCAATAAGAATAGCACAGCTGGGAAAGAAAGTCGCACTCGTTGAAAAGGAATATCTCGGTGGGACCTGCACAAACTGGGGCTGTATTCCGACGAAAGCGATGCTGACTTCTGCCCATTTGTACACCGAGATAGTTGACAAGTCAAAGAGACTTGGAATCGAGATAACCGGTCTTAATTATGATCTGAAGAAAATCATGTCTCACATGAATAGAACGATCACGATGTCTAGAAAAGGAATTGAGCACCTTCTAAAGAAGAACGAAGTTGATTTCTACAATGACACGGCCGTGATAAAGGATCCAAAGCACGTCCTTCTGGAGCAGAACGGGGAGATTCTGGATACAAATAATATAGTTATAGCTAGTGGATCAGAACCCTCTATGTTTAGGCCGTTCAGTGAAGTCGAAGGAATCTGGACAAGCAATGACGTTTTTCGTATGGAAGAAATGCCTGAAAGTCTCGTAATTGTTGGCGGGGGTGTCATAGGAGTTGAGTTTGCAACATTTTTCAGTTCATTAGGAGTTAAGACGACTATTGTTGAGCTGGCAGATCACATACTGCCCTATGAAGACAGCGACATTGCTGACGATATACGGAAGTCTTTGACAAGAAAGGGAGTCGAGATAATAGAAAAGACTAAGGTCACTGAGGTGGAAAGAGAAGAATGTTCTTTTATTCTCAATGCAGAAGGTGAACAAGAGCTCTCTCTTCAGGCCGAGAAAGTTCTTGTCGCAGTTGGCAGGAGACCCTCCATAACCGAAGATGTGAGAAAGCTTGGTCTGGAAATTGAAAGGGGAATTGTTACGAACAGCCGAATGCAAACAAACGTTCAAGGTGTTTATGCAATAGGGGATATTAGAGCCGGAATAATGCTTGCTCATGTTGCCAGCTATGAGGGTATAGTAGCGGCTCACAACATTGTCGGAGAAGTAATGGAAATGGATTACTCTGCAGTTCCTTCAATCATCTTCTCCAGTCCGGAGGTAGGATCGACCGGGATAAGAGAGGACGATGTTGAAGATATGGAGAGAGTAAGTATCGCTAAGTTCCCTTTGAGTGCTAATGGCAGGGCAAGGACTGTACTAGAAAACACAGGGTTTGTGAAGGTAATCGCGGATAAGGAAAGCGGAAAGGTTCTCGGTATGAGCATAGTTTCGCCATCTGCGACGGAGCTGATTATGGAAGGAGTAATAGCTGTCAAGAATGGGCTAACGATCGAAGAGCTTGAGAACTCAATACACCCTCATCCAACGCTATCAGAGACAGTACTTGGTGCGCTTGAAGGCGTAAATGGAATGAGTATTCATATCTGA
- a CDS encoding sulfurtransferase TusA family protein, giving the protein MAKYEVTKSVDVRGEVCPVPDVETKRALKKMKSGEILEVWIDYAMSMERIPEAVKGMGHEVLEVEEVGNSEWKIYIKVK; this is encoded by the coding sequence ATGGCGAAGTATGAAGTGACAAAATCGGTGGATGTGAGAGGCGAGGTTTGCCCTGTACCAGACGTTGAGACAAAGCGAGCTCTTAAGAAGATGAAATCTGGAGAGATACTTGAAGTCTGGATCGATTACGCTATGTCGATGGAAAGAATTCCCGAAGCAGTCAAGGGAATGGGACATGAAGTTCTCGAAGTGGAGGAAGTCGGTAACAGCGAGTGGAAGATATACATCAAGGTAAAGTGA
- the corA gene encoding magnesium/cobalt transporter CorA — protein MNQKGLFKKRKPPLGSVPGSLNIDEKAPFPEIRLIEFDGDYLREEIIENLDELKSIVFERGKVHWVDVQGLGDETLIRKLGDIFSLHPLALEDVTNVPQIPKVDEYENCVFLCLPMLRMDDSSLVTEQVSVFVGETFVLTFQERYGDVLDPVRKRIRRNAQIRNMSNDYTAYAIVDTIVDNYFPVLQELGNELENLEDELMEKVAREKLKELYVLKHRLAHLKRLLWPTRDAIGRISRDESKYFGDQISLYFRDVYDHVMQSIDMLDLSRDLASELMNLYLSSTSNRMNEIMKVLTVISTIFIPLSFIAGLYGMNFHYMPELSVKWAYPAVLIAMAIVVLIMLFFIHKRGWFRK, from the coding sequence ATGAATCAAAAGGGTCTTTTCAAGAAGAGGAAGCCACCGCTTGGTTCAGTACCTGGAAGTCTCAATATTGACGAAAAGGCTCCCTTTCCAGAGATCAGGCTTATCGAATTCGACGGAGACTATCTTAGAGAAGAAATCATTGAGAACTTGGACGAACTGAAGTCAATAGTTTTCGAGAGAGGAAAGGTTCACTGGGTTGACGTTCAAGGATTAGGAGATGAAACGCTAATTCGAAAGCTTGGCGACATCTTTTCTCTCCATCCTCTGGCCCTTGAAGATGTTACGAATGTTCCGCAAATCCCTAAGGTTGACGAATATGAGAACTGTGTTTTTCTCTGCCTTCCTATGTTGCGAATGGATGATAGTTCTCTTGTGACAGAGCAAGTAAGCGTTTTTGTTGGAGAGACTTTCGTGCTGACTTTCCAGGAAAGGTACGGAGACGTTCTAGACCCTGTTAGGAAGAGGATACGGAGGAACGCTCAGATAAGAAATATGAGTAACGATTACACGGCTTACGCCATAGTTGATACTATCGTTGATAACTACTTCCCTGTATTGCAGGAACTAGGCAACGAGCTTGAGAACCTTGAAGATGAGCTCATGGAAAAAGTGGCCAGGGAAAAGCTCAAGGAGTTATATGTACTGAAGCATAGACTAGCTCATTTGAAGAGGCTTCTTTGGCCTACCAGGGACGCGATTGGGCGTATTTCAAGAGACGAAAGCAAGTACTTTGGAGACCAGATTTCGCTTTATTTCAGAGACGTATATGACCACGTAATGCAGTCGATAGACATGCTTGATCTGAGTCGAGATCTTGCATCGGAGCTGATGAATCTATACCTTTCTTCGACCAGTAACAGAATGAACGAGATAATGAAAGTGCTGACAGTTATCTCTACCATCTTCATACCCCTGTCATTCATTGCCGGCCTCTACGGAATGAATTTTCATTATATGCCTGAGCTCTCTGTGAAGTGGGCTTACCCCGCAGTCTTGATTGCAATGGCAATAGTCGTTCTCATAATGTTGTTTTTCATCCACAAAAGGGGGTGGTTCAGGAAGTGA
- a CDS encoding DsrE/DsrF/TusD sulfur relay family protein — protein MRITIQVFAPPYSYEDLDSAIKIAEAGLNKGHEVTIFLFADSILSINSKVKPIRVDRDIPRKLESMIKEKGLKVEICGICMDYRGVTKDMIIEGSNPSGLPELASLIFNSDRFVNLMA, from the coding sequence TTGAGAATAACAATTCAAGTTTTCGCACCACCTTACTCATATGAGGATCTTGATTCAGCAATAAAGATTGCTGAAGCCGGCCTTAACAAGGGACATGAAGTTACGATATTTCTATTTGCAGACTCAATCCTTTCTATAAACAGTAAGGTCAAGCCTATAAGAGTAGACAGAGATATCCCCAGAAAATTGGAATCTATGATAAAAGAAAAAGGTTTGAAAGTTGAGATCTGTGGAATATGCATGGACTACAGAGGTGTAACCAAAGATATGATTATCGAAGGTTCGAATCCCAGTGGTCTTCCCGAACTGGCTTCACTGATTTTCAACAGTGACAGGTTTGTTAACCTGATGGCGTGA